Proteins encoded within one genomic window of Sebastes fasciatus isolate fSebFas1 chromosome 18, fSebFas1.pri, whole genome shotgun sequence:
- the LOC141756409 gene encoding uncharacterized protein LOC141756409 isoform X2, which translates to MTERPAQDPPGSSAASMQMPDTLHVDLPHVDSQEVRFTINNSLIHMTAEHWAEMEDNVVSSEMMAVMADTCMDIIQTFAEAILDVVMPQVYRYMRIYGTFSPSVLGLTEDRIQTYLGDSVEQGLSNALHINLQNCVVSKEFSLMLLRHISETVNSVLALTTLTSTPESRLPVFFVSSCLISNEDLTEMVCHFASILVGASKPRRRAQQETEDQQSQISESELVFNLEIESHLMAMEAYITRMVKVLKSAQMPHHDLNSNNRRDVCVRVGKNTQIMTVEDRESDRQKSAAPSHWGFDAIPGAVPDSDVTESRSESPPFSSVTVLAATEDRSGPSAMDSIEYIAFELTNELVHEDSPGVKKTDTAQKLRELTDRIFNMVMGGHDYQIPSVPAGMRMMDTVTYRRLREKDVTDPGIVAHTLYLRTEEVVARCAMQARLWLQLYLEPHPDPHPHLFTLEDSYDEHVKETDLQYAAGDYIGVPSSPSAYGSSATLMTHIDVIPETQDPTPSRLQEILAHKSLLTLVVGEMLNIVGVRDETTLRDLVMKAAVELVDEDPELCTYFHAFFMGRHYGDMCRDTVSDLLSDFGSLQKLQEAVRSGDPMFEAALMRALRKQWDIFSLPVRHRNTAVEKICIFFMKILKLCCKIRRSNKIQPATSLTRDQDGSQFDEPLKDNTEQCQSPTMCRRTKKMCSSIARALGRPFACCLCPESQ; encoded by the exons ATGACAGAACGACCGGCCCAGGACCCACCAGGGTCCTCTGCTGCATCGATGCAGATGCCTGATACTCTGCATGTTGACCTGCCGCATGTTGATTCACAGGAAGTCCGTTTTACCATCAACAACTCTTTGATTCACATGACCGCAGA GCATTGGGCGGAAATGGAAGACAACGTGGTTTCCAGTGAGATGATGGCTGTAATGGCCGATACTTGCATGGATATTATCCAGACTTTTGCAGAGGCCATCCTGGATGTCGTGATGCCACAGGTCTACAGATACATGAGAATCTATGGCACCTTTTCTCCATCCGTCCTCGGTCTGACTGAGGACCGAATCCAAACCTACCTGGGGGATTCTGTTGAACAGGGACTGTCTAATGCCCTGCACATCAACCTACAGAATTGTGTGGTGTCTAAGGAGTTCTCCCTGATGCTTTTGAGACACATTTCAGAGACGGTCAACTCAGTCTTGGCTTTGACCACTCTGACTTCCACCCCAGAGTCCAGACTCCCAGTGTTTTTTGTCAGCAGTTGCCTGATTTCCAATGAAGACTTGACAGAAATGGTTTGTCACTTTGCCAGCATACTGGTAGGAGCCAGCAAACCTCGGCGACGAGCTCAACAGGAGACTGAAGATCAGCAGAGCCAGATTTCAGAATCGGAGCTCGTATTCAATTTGGAAATCGAAAGTCACTTAATGGCAATGGAGGCTTACATCACTCGCATGGTGAAAGTCCTAAAAAGCGCTCAAATGCCACACCATGACTTGAACTCGAACAACCGCAGAGATGTCTGTGTTAGAGTtggcaaaaacacacaaatcatgACTGTGGAAGACAGGGAATCAGATAGACAAAAGTCTGCCGCGCCTTCCCATTGGGGTTTTGATGCCATACCGGGTGCTGTGCCTGACAGCGACGTCACCGAGTCGCGTTCTGAGAGTCCTCCCTTCAGTTCAGTTACGGTACTCGCCGCAACGGAGGACCGTTCTGGTCCCAGTGCGATGGACTCTATCGAGTACATAGCCTTCGAACTGACAAATGAACTTGTGCATGAAGATTCGCCAGGGGTAAAGAAGACAGACACTGCTCAGAAACTAAGGGAACTCACAGACAGAATCTTTAACATGGTAATGGGTGGACACGACTACCAGATTCCGTCAGTGCCAGCCGGAATGCGCATGATGGACACTGTGACCTATAGAAGGCTGAGGGAAAAGGACGTCACTGACCCAGGCATCGTGGCTCACACCCTTTACCTGAGGACAGAGGAGGTCGTTGCTCGTTGTGCTATGCAGGCTCGCCTGTGGCTCCAACTGTACTTGGAGCCACATCCAGATCCACATCCTCATTTGTTTACTTTGGAGGACTCGTATGACGAGCATGTCAAAGAGACTGATTTGCAATATGCAGCGGGAGACTACATAGGAGTTCCCTCTTCACCTTCTGCTTATGGCTCTTCTGCCACATTAATGACACACATTGATGTAATCCCTGAGACGCAGGATCCAACGCCGTCACGGTTGCAGGAAATCCTTGCGCACAAATCCCTATTGACTCTGGTGGTTGGGGAGATGCTCAATATCGTCGGCGTTAGAGACGAAACAACGCTACGGGACCTTGTAATGAAAGCGGCTGTAGAGCTTGTAGATGAGGACCCTGAGCTGTGCACCTACTTCCATGCCTTCTTCATGGGTCGGCACTACGGAGACATGTGCCGCGATACCGTCAGCGACCTCCTGTCGGATTTTGGTTCACTGCAAAAGCTTCAGGAGGCGGTGAGATCAGGGGATCCCATGTTTGAGGCGGCTCTAATGAGAGCACTGAGGAAACAGTGGGACATTTTCTCACTTCCAGTGCGTCACAGAAACACAGCCGTGGAGAAAATCTGCATcttcttcatgaaaattttaAAACTGTGCTGCAAAATAAGGAGGTCTAACAAGATCCAGCCTGCCACTTCTCTGACCAGGGACCAGGACGGCAGCCAGTTTGACG aacctctgaaagacaataCAGAGCAATGCCAGAGTCCAACCATGTGCAGAAGGACAAAAAAGATGTGTTCCTCCATTGCGAGAGCATTGGGCAGACCATTCGCCTGTTGCCTCTGCCCAGAGAGCCAGTGA
- the LOC141756409 gene encoding uncharacterized protein LOC141756409 isoform X1 — protein sequence MTERPAQDPPGSSAASMQMPDTLHVDLPHVDSQEVRFTINNSLIHMTAEHWAEMEDNVVSSEMMAVMADTCMDIIQTFAEAILDVVMPQVYRYMRIYGTFSPSVLGLTEDRIQTYLGDSVEQGLSNALHINLQNCVVSKEFSLMLLRHISETVNSVLALTTLTSTPESRLPVFFVSSCLISNEDLTEMVCHFASILVGASKPRRRAQQETEDQQSQISESELVFNLEIESHLMAMEAYITRMVKVLKSAQMPHHDLNSNNRRDVCVRVGKNTQIMTVEDRESDRQKSAAPSHWGFDAIPGAVPDSDVTESRSESPPFSSVTVLAATEDRSGPSAMDSIEYIAFELTNELVHEDSPGVKKTDTAQKLRELTDRIFNMVMGGHDYQIPSVPAGMRMMDTVTYRRLREKDVTDPGIVAHTLYLRTEEVVARCAMQARLWLQLYLEPHPDPHPHLFTLEDSYDEHVKETDLQYAAGDYIGVPSSPSAYGSSATLMTHIDVIPETQDPTPSRLQEILAHKSLLTLVVGEMLNIVGVRDETTLRDLVMKAAVELVDEDPELCTYFHAFFMGRHYGDMCRDTVSDLLSDFGSLQKLQEAVRSGDPMFEAALMRALRKQWDIFSLPVRHRNTAVEKICIFFMKILKLCCKIRRSNKIQPATSLTRDQDGSQFDDHVTNEEPLKDNTEQCQSPTMCRRTKKMCSSIARALGRPFACCLCPESQ from the exons ATGACAGAACGACCGGCCCAGGACCCACCAGGGTCCTCTGCTGCATCGATGCAGATGCCTGATACTCTGCATGTTGACCTGCCGCATGTTGATTCACAGGAAGTCCGTTTTACCATCAACAACTCTTTGATTCACATGACCGCAGA GCATTGGGCGGAAATGGAAGACAACGTGGTTTCCAGTGAGATGATGGCTGTAATGGCCGATACTTGCATGGATATTATCCAGACTTTTGCAGAGGCCATCCTGGATGTCGTGATGCCACAGGTCTACAGATACATGAGAATCTATGGCACCTTTTCTCCATCCGTCCTCGGTCTGACTGAGGACCGAATCCAAACCTACCTGGGGGATTCTGTTGAACAGGGACTGTCTAATGCCCTGCACATCAACCTACAGAATTGTGTGGTGTCTAAGGAGTTCTCCCTGATGCTTTTGAGACACATTTCAGAGACGGTCAACTCAGTCTTGGCTTTGACCACTCTGACTTCCACCCCAGAGTCCAGACTCCCAGTGTTTTTTGTCAGCAGTTGCCTGATTTCCAATGAAGACTTGACAGAAATGGTTTGTCACTTTGCCAGCATACTGGTAGGAGCCAGCAAACCTCGGCGACGAGCTCAACAGGAGACTGAAGATCAGCAGAGCCAGATTTCAGAATCGGAGCTCGTATTCAATTTGGAAATCGAAAGTCACTTAATGGCAATGGAGGCTTACATCACTCGCATGGTGAAAGTCCTAAAAAGCGCTCAAATGCCACACCATGACTTGAACTCGAACAACCGCAGAGATGTCTGTGTTAGAGTtggcaaaaacacacaaatcatgACTGTGGAAGACAGGGAATCAGATAGACAAAAGTCTGCCGCGCCTTCCCATTGGGGTTTTGATGCCATACCGGGTGCTGTGCCTGACAGCGACGTCACCGAGTCGCGTTCTGAGAGTCCTCCCTTCAGTTCAGTTACGGTACTCGCCGCAACGGAGGACCGTTCTGGTCCCAGTGCGATGGACTCTATCGAGTACATAGCCTTCGAACTGACAAATGAACTTGTGCATGAAGATTCGCCAGGGGTAAAGAAGACAGACACTGCTCAGAAACTAAGGGAACTCACAGACAGAATCTTTAACATGGTAATGGGTGGACACGACTACCAGATTCCGTCAGTGCCAGCCGGAATGCGCATGATGGACACTGTGACCTATAGAAGGCTGAGGGAAAAGGACGTCACTGACCCAGGCATCGTGGCTCACACCCTTTACCTGAGGACAGAGGAGGTCGTTGCTCGTTGTGCTATGCAGGCTCGCCTGTGGCTCCAACTGTACTTGGAGCCACATCCAGATCCACATCCTCATTTGTTTACTTTGGAGGACTCGTATGACGAGCATGTCAAAGAGACTGATTTGCAATATGCAGCGGGAGACTACATAGGAGTTCCCTCTTCACCTTCTGCTTATGGCTCTTCTGCCACATTAATGACACACATTGATGTAATCCCTGAGACGCAGGATCCAACGCCGTCACGGTTGCAGGAAATCCTTGCGCACAAATCCCTATTGACTCTGGTGGTTGGGGAGATGCTCAATATCGTCGGCGTTAGAGACGAAACAACGCTACGGGACCTTGTAATGAAAGCGGCTGTAGAGCTTGTAGATGAGGACCCTGAGCTGTGCACCTACTTCCATGCCTTCTTCATGGGTCGGCACTACGGAGACATGTGCCGCGATACCGTCAGCGACCTCCTGTCGGATTTTGGTTCACTGCAAAAGCTTCAGGAGGCGGTGAGATCAGGGGATCCCATGTTTGAGGCGGCTCTAATGAGAGCACTGAGGAAACAGTGGGACATTTTCTCACTTCCAGTGCGTCACAGAAACACAGCCGTGGAGAAAATCTGCATcttcttcatgaaaattttaAAACTGTGCTGCAAAATAAGGAGGTCTAACAAGATCCAGCCTGCCACTTCTCTGACCAGGGACCAGGACGGCAGCCAGTTTGACG ACCATGTGACTAATGAagaacctctgaaagacaataCAGAGCAATGCCAGAGTCCAACCATGTGCAGAAGGACAAAAAAGATGTGTTCCTCCATTGCGAGAGCATTGGGCAGACCATTCGCCTGTTGCCTCTGCCCAGAGAGCCAGTGA
- the ppil4 gene encoding peptidyl-prolyl cis-trans isomerase-like 4 translates to MAVLLETTLGDIVIDLFTDERPKTCLNFVKLCKIKYYNYCLIHNVQRDFIVQTGDPTGTGRGGESIYSKLYGDQARFFDVEKAPRIKHRKKGTVSMVNNGNDQHGSQFLITTGENVDYLNGVHTVFGEVTEGMDILAKINETFVDKDFVPFQDIRINHTVILEDPFDDPPDLPVPDRSPEPTKEQLDSGRIGADEVIDDTDGKGAEELEERLKEKEANTQAILLEMVGDLPDADMRPPENVLFVCKLNPVTTDEDLEIIFSRFGTIKSCEIIRDMKSGDSLCYAFIEFEKQEDCEKAYFKMDNVLIDDRRIHVDFSQSVAKIKWKGKGGKYTKDDFKAYEKDVENRSKLALKDQVKPKQDSKYDLLIEEEDDEATSHRQSEKKHKEKRHHHHSDDEDGRKSKKHKDMEDSRRDRKMGRPRSRSRSRSRSRDRDHKHSKSQLKHGKEGRDKGHSHKERSHSSSSKKSSDKERSRYR, encoded by the exons ATGGCGGTGCTCCTTGAAACGACGCTGGGAGATattgtcattgatttgtttaCAGATGAGAGGCCTAAAA CTTGCCTGAACTTTGTGAAGCTGTGCAAGATCAAGTACTACAACTACTGCCTCATCCACAATGTTCAG AGAGACTTCATTGTGCAGACTGGAGATCCCACTGGGACAGGACGTGGTGGAGAATCTATCTATAG cAAACTCTATGGAGACCAGGCCCGCTTCTTCGATGTGGAGAAAGCGCCACGCATCAAACACAGGAAGAAGGGGACGGTGTCCATGGTGAACAACGGAAACGATCAGCATGGTTCTCAG TTCCTTATTACCACGGGGGAGAACGTGGACTACCTGAACGGAGTCCACACAGTGTTTGGGGAAGTGACCGAAGGCATGGACATCTTGGCCAAAATCAACGAGACCTTTGTGGACAAGGACTTTGTCCCATTTCAGGATATCAG GATAAACCACACCGTGATCCTGGAAGACCCTTTTGATGACCCTCCTGATTTGCCAGTGCCCGATCGATCACCTGAGCCCACCAAAGAGCAGCTGGAT AGTGGGCGAATCGGAGCGGATGAAGTGATCGACGATACGGATGGAAAAGGAGCCGAGGAGTTGGAGGAGAGGTTGAAGGAGAAAGAAGCCAACACTCAGGCCATCCTGCTGGAGATG GTGGGCGACCTCCCCGATGCAGACATGAGGCCTCCAGAGAACGTGCTGTTTGTGTGCAAACTGAACCCAGTCACCACAGACGAGGACCTGGAAATCATCTTCTCTCGCTTTGGGACCATAAAAAG CTGTGAGATCATCAGAGACATGAAAAGTGGAGACTCCCTCTGTTACGCTTTTATTGAGTTTGAAAAG CAAGAAGACTGTGAAAAGGCCTACTTCAAAATGGACAACGTGCTCATTGATGATCGACGCATTCACGTTGACTTCAGCCAGTCAGTCGCAAAGATCAAATGGAAAGGCAAAG GTGGGAAGTATACTAAAGATGACTTCAAAGCCTACGAGAAGGATGTGGAGAACCGATCCAAGCTGGCTCTCAAGGATCAAGTGAAGCCTAAACAAGA TTCCAAGTACGACCTGCTTattgaggaggaggatgatgaggcGACGAGCCACCGGCAATCTGAGAAGAAACACAAGGAGAAGAGGCACCATCATCATTCAGACGACGAGGACGGCAGGAAGTCCAAAAAGCACAAG GACATGGAGGATAGCCGGCGAGACAGAAAGATGGGACGCCCGCGCTCTCGATCCCGCTCACGTTCCCGCTCCAGAGACCGGGACCACAAACACAGCAAGTCCCAGCTCAAACACGGGAAAGAGGGCCGTGATAAAGGCCACAGCCACAAGGAGCGGAGCCACAGCAGCTCCTCCAAGAAGTCCAGTGATAAAGAGAGGAGTAGGTACAGGTGA
- the ginm1 gene encoding glycoprotein integral membrane protein 1 isoform X2 — METTGLTVAVGVVCLLFASVTCAESSPRQMNTENILINVTAGSLVDTQLQESNNLQINLNISVGEEQVLVNDIPVELSGVTRFNCQALLYSINGSSAFESGDLVSTVTRVMVSQNRLYSDSEEVVALQVFSEVIEMEGKEVQQPDMCEVKILMSPDFQKLAQFTNIYPIGHSEIFRVPRENDVVVTDPPNPRKDEEQLMSQTTSQYPLKHTETTQEEIAAPGKLPETPLRMDPDLLYEDRYDNDIDLRELSQPDQIQMETPPKEVISSYSAMCQWVEEVRERLRRFSSESLPLFFLVMWVVVIGVVGSAVIVKILDMFFPTCEHKHIFHLNPVTLMPEDEKHTLLESIELEAEEEEEEKKP, encoded by the exons ATGGAAACGACAGGTCTAACTGTAGCGGTCGGTGTCGTATGTCTTCTGTTTGCCTCAGTAACGTGCGCAGAATCGTCGCCGAGGCAAATGAACACG GAGAACATCCTGATTAACGTGACAGCGGGGTCCTTAGTGGATACGCAGCTCCAGGAGTCCAACAACCTGCAG ATCAATCTTAACATCTCGGTGGGCGAGGAGCAGGTGCTGGTCAATGACATCCCGGTAGAGCTGTCAGGGGTCACCAGGTTCAACTGTCAAGCTCTTCTCT ACAGCATCAATGGAAGCAGTGCGTTTGAGTCTGGGGACTTGGTGTCCACTGTCACCCGGGTGATGGTGAGCCAGAACCGGCTGTACAGCGACTCGGAGGAGGTGGTGGCTCTGCAGGTGTTCAGTGAAGTGATAGAGATGGAGGGCAAAGAG GTTCAGCAGCCTGACATGTGTGAGGTGAAAATACTGATGAGCCCAGATTTCCAGAAGCTGGCTCAGTTTACCAACATCTACCCCATCGGACACAGCGAGATCTTCAGGGTTCCCAGGGAGAACGACGTTGTCGTCACAGATCCACCGAATCCTAGAAAAG ATGAAGAACAGCTGATGTCCCAGACCACCAGCCAGTACCCCCTGAAGCACACAGAGACCACCCAGGAGGAGATCGCAGCCCCAGGAAAGCTCCCCGAGACTCCACTTCGTATGGACCCCGACCTGCTGTACGAAGACAGATACGATAATGACATTGATCTCAGAGAGCTGAGCCAGCCGGATCAGATTCAGATGGAAACCCCGCCCAAAGAAGTCATATCATCTTACTCT GCCATGTGTCAGTGGGTGGAGGAAGTGAGGGAGCGTCTGAGGCGCTTCAGCTCCGAGTCGCTGCCTCTGTTCTTCCTTGTCATGTGGGTGGTGGTGATCGGCGTTGTCGGATCGGCAGTCATCGTCAAGATCTTGGACATGTTCTTCCCAACCTGCGAACACAA GCACATTTTCCACCTAAACCCCGTCACTCTGATGCCGGAGGATGAGAAGCACACTCTGCTTGAGAGCATAGAATTagaggcagaagaagaagaagaagagaagaagcctTGA
- the ginm1 gene encoding glycoprotein integral membrane protein 1 isoform X1: METTGLTVAVGVVCLLFASVTCAESSPRQMNTENILINVTAGSLVDTQLQESNNLQINLNISVGEEQVLVNDIPVELSGVTRFNCQALLLDSINGSSAFESGDLVSTVTRVMVSQNRLYSDSEEVVALQVFSEVIEMEGKEVQQPDMCEVKILMSPDFQKLAQFTNIYPIGHSEIFRVPRENDVVVTDPPNPRKDEEQLMSQTTSQYPLKHTETTQEEIAAPGKLPETPLRMDPDLLYEDRYDNDIDLRELSQPDQIQMETPPKEVISSYSAMCQWVEEVRERLRRFSSESLPLFFLVMWVVVIGVVGSAVIVKILDMFFPTCEHKHIFHLNPVTLMPEDEKHTLLESIELEAEEEEEEKKP; the protein is encoded by the exons ATGGAAACGACAGGTCTAACTGTAGCGGTCGGTGTCGTATGTCTTCTGTTTGCCTCAGTAACGTGCGCAGAATCGTCGCCGAGGCAAATGAACACG GAGAACATCCTGATTAACGTGACAGCGGGGTCCTTAGTGGATACGCAGCTCCAGGAGTCCAACAACCTGCAG ATCAATCTTAACATCTCGGTGGGCGAGGAGCAGGTGCTGGTCAATGACATCCCGGTAGAGCTGTCAGGGGTCACCAGGTTCAACTGTCAAGCTCTTCTCT TAGACAGCATCAATGGAAGCAGTGCGTTTGAGTCTGGGGACTTGGTGTCCACTGTCACCCGGGTGATGGTGAGCCAGAACCGGCTGTACAGCGACTCGGAGGAGGTGGTGGCTCTGCAGGTGTTCAGTGAAGTGATAGAGATGGAGGGCAAAGAG GTTCAGCAGCCTGACATGTGTGAGGTGAAAATACTGATGAGCCCAGATTTCCAGAAGCTGGCTCAGTTTACCAACATCTACCCCATCGGACACAGCGAGATCTTCAGGGTTCCCAGGGAGAACGACGTTGTCGTCACAGATCCACCGAATCCTAGAAAAG ATGAAGAACAGCTGATGTCCCAGACCACCAGCCAGTACCCCCTGAAGCACACAGAGACCACCCAGGAGGAGATCGCAGCCCCAGGAAAGCTCCCCGAGACTCCACTTCGTATGGACCCCGACCTGCTGTACGAAGACAGATACGATAATGACATTGATCTCAGAGAGCTGAGCCAGCCGGATCAGATTCAGATGGAAACCCCGCCCAAAGAAGTCATATCATCTTACTCT GCCATGTGTCAGTGGGTGGAGGAAGTGAGGGAGCGTCTGAGGCGCTTCAGCTCCGAGTCGCTGCCTCTGTTCTTCCTTGTCATGTGGGTGGTGGTGATCGGCGTTGTCGGATCGGCAGTCATCGTCAAGATCTTGGACATGTTCTTCCCAACCTGCGAACACAA GCACATTTTCCACCTAAACCCCGTCACTCTGATGCCGGAGGATGAGAAGCACACTCTGCTTGAGAGCATAGAATTagaggcagaagaagaagaagaagagaagaagcctTGA
- the katna1 gene encoding katanin p60 ATPase-containing subunit A1, which produces MSLREINENVKLAREYALLGNYSSASVLYHGLLDQIKKYVYTVRDSSFQQRWQQLWQEISEENRQVQDIMSTLENFQLDTTPAKPVTSNLDDWDIRPVQVEQRHSPCPVRRPANPYKDSKPPNNRLSVAVRAQQRHSPRGANGDRSKPSKGKEKKESKEGREAAGKGKDDKNKADVQEKEVKRFDGTGFDKDLVEALERDIISQNPNVKWDNIADLGDAKKLLKEAVVLPMWMPAFFKGIRRPWKGVLMVGPPGTGKTLLAKAVATECRTTFFNVSSSTLTSKYRGESEKLVRLLFEMARFYAPTTIFIDEIDSMCSRRGTSEEHEASRRVKAELLVQMDGVGGASENDDPSKMVMVLAATNFPWDIDEALRRRLEKRIYIPLPSTEGRVELLRINLTELEVASDVDLDKIAEQMEGYSGADITNVCRDASLMAMRRRIEGLTPEEIRNISRDEMHMPTTMEDFESALKKVSKSVSASDLEKYEKWIEEFGSC; this is translated from the exons ATGAGTCTACGAGAGATCAACGAGAACGTGAAGCTGGCCCGAGAATACGCCTTGCTGGGAAACTACAGCTCGGCCAGCGTCCTCTATCATGGACTACTAGACCAAATCAAGAAGTATGTGTACACCGTCAGGGACAGCAGTTTTCAGCAGAGATGGCAGCAG CTGTGGCAAGAAATCAGTGAAGAGAATCGACAAGTTCAGGATATAATGTCGACTCTGGAGAACTTCCAGCTGGACACGACGCCTGCTAAACCAGTAACCAGTAACCTTGATGACTGGGACATAAGGCCCGTGCAAGTGGAACAGAG ACATTCCCCGTGTCCCGTCAGGCGGCCAGCCAACCCCTATAAAGACAGCAAACCTCCCAACAACAGGCTGAGCGTGGCTGTGAGGGCCCAGCAGAGGCACTCGCCTCGCGGGGCCAACGGGGACAGAAGCAAACCATCCAAGggcaaagagaagaaagagtcCAAAGAGGGGAGGGAGGCTGCTGGCAAAGGAAAGGATGACAAG AACAAAGCCGATGTCCAGGAGAAAGAAGTGAAAAGGTTTGACGGGACAGGATTTGATAAAGACCTCGtggaagctctggagagagataTCATATCTCAGAATCCAAATGTGAAATG GGACAACATTGCAGACTTGGGAGATGCAAAAAAACTCCTGAAAGAAGCAGTCGTGTTGCCGATGTGGATGCCGGCATTTTTCAAAGGCATACGAAGACCATGGAAG gGAGTGCTTATGGTGGGACCTCCAGGCACGGGGAAAACACTTTTGGCTAAAGCAGTTGCTACCGAGTGCAGAACCACATTCTTCAACGTGTCCTCGTCTACTCTCACCTCCAAGTACAGAGGGGAGTCTGAGAAGCTAGTTCGCCTTCTCTTTGAAATG GCACGTTTTTACGCTCCCACTACGATCTTCATTGACGAAATTGACTCCATGTGCAGCCGCAGAGGGACTTCAGAGGAACACGAGGCCAGCCGGAGAGTCAAGGCAGAGCTACTGGTGCAGATGGATG GTGTCGGTGGAGCATCAGAAAACGATGATCCATCAAAGATGGTGATGGTGCTGGCTGCCACCAATTTCCCGTGGGACATCGATGAGGCTCTGAGGAGACGGCTGGAGAAGAGGATCTACATCCCTCTGCCTTCAA CCGAAGGGCGAGTGGAGCTGCTCCGGATCAACCTGACTGAGCTGGAGGTGGCCAGCGACGTGGACTTGGACAAGATCGCGGAGCAGATGGAGGGTTACTCAGGAGCCGACATCACCAACGTGTGCAG GGACGCCTCTCTGATGGCCATGAGGCGAAGAATCGAGGGCCTCACGCCAGAGGAGATCCGGAACATATCACGGGACGAGATGCACATGCCCACCACCATGGAGGACTTTGAGTCCGCTCTGAAAAAAGTGTCCAAATCTGTGTCTGCATCCGACCTGGAGAAGTATGAAAAGTGGATCGAAGAGTTTGGGTCCTGCTGA